TCAAAGGATTTTCTGGCGGATCTGTCTCTGTTTCTTCATTTACAGCAGGAGAGATATCCGATGATAAGGAAGGTATAATGCCTTTTTCATCTCCGTTCTGTGGTCCACATGCCAGATACACAGCCAACAACACCAATGACAACGCAATAATAAGGATCTTTTTCACATTCATTTCCCCCTTAATATCCTGCAATAGTTTTATATTCATATTCCCAGTAGTTAATTGGTTTTTTTGTTGAATCGTTCGCTCCTTTCACAAAAATTTGGTTGGACATCAGCAACGCTTTCACATTGATATTCACCTTCAGCTCCACATAACTGTAGGCCTTATTCATCCTAAACTGGTCCCCCTTCGCATGGGCAGGACTGCCTGTCCGGCCATAACGAGCCGCAGCTTCCTTCATGCCGGAGCCAAGGTTTAATTGAATTACATCGGCAATACGAAGCATCGTGTCATCAGAGCCACCGGCAGTCAATTTCAGAAACAGAAACAGCCTCAGGTAGTCTTTATACGAAAATTTAAAAATCGTGTCCGTCGAGCTGGACGTTTCTCCTCCTGTATTTTTATTTTTGCTTCCCTGGATAGTTGTAGTCTTGGTCGGGAAATATGAATCGAGTAACTCCGATGTCTTTTGAGAGAGTTTCTCGCTAACATCATCAAGAATTTTCTCTCCTTTTGTTTCCACAAGATTTTTCAGCTTATCTGTAGCTGTACCAACGAAAGAGGAGACTCTTGCGGCTACCTGTTCAGTTGCTGTATCTATAAAATTCTCAGCTGCCGATCCAATTTCATCTTGCAGATTTTTAAACATTGTCGCATCGATCTGAAGCCCATTGGTCGCATCTGAAATATTACTTGCCGCCGCTTCCAGTTTAGGATATACCTTATCTATAATTCTCGTTTTTATACCTTCTTTCAAGCTCATCAGTGTCGCATTAATATCTTCTTCTCCGCTAAACTCATTGATATACTGATCCAATGCTGTATCAATTTCATTTTCCAACATCTCTTTGTTGAGCGTACCACCTGATGTTGTTGTAAAAAATTCCATAAATTCCATCTGAATTTTATCTGTGGCAATCTGTGCCATCGTAGCAGCAGCTGTATTAAGTGTATTGTTTACTGCAGCCTCAAACTCAAAATCAATCGTATTTTTCAACTTATCCACTGTCCCAGTAGTCCATTTCCCTGCATCATCAATTGCCTGTTGTAACCCTCCAAGCATCTCCGTCCCCCTTTTCTCCACCGTTTCTTTGATCTTATCTACCGCTTCTTCCTTCAACTTGTCAATCAATCCCTCAAGAGAACAATGCCATGTATCCTTCGATTTCAGCAATGGCACTTTTTCTCCGTCCATCAAATCTGACAGATCGATCGTCGACTCGGCCAGCGACAGGGCCAGCTTTATGACCACCTGCGCCAGTTGGTAGGGGAACATACCGCAGGTGGCTGCCTGGATGGCCATGGCCGGCGGGAGCGTTTGGGCATCGATCTTCTTATCCGTCAATGCATAAATGCTGTTAAACAAAAAGCGAATGGCAAAAATATACTGCTTTGCCGTCGCCACGTTGCTCTC
This window of the Oscillospiraceae bacterium genome carries:
- a CDS encoding DUF5702 domain-containing protein, producing ESNVATAKQYIFAIRFLFNSIYALTDKKIDAQTLPPAMAIQAATCGMFPYQLAQVVIKLALSLAESTIDLSDLMDGEKVPLLKSKDTWHCSLEGLIDKLKEEAVDKIKETVEKRGTEMLGGLQQAIDDAGKWTTGTVDKLKNTIDFEFEAAVNNTLNTAAATMAQIATDKIQMEFMEFFTTTSGGTLNKEMLENEIDTALDQYINEFSGEEDINATLMSLKEGIKTRIIDKVYPKLEAAASNISDATNGLQIDATMFKNLQDEIGSAAENFIDTATEQVAARVSSFVGTATDKLKNLVETKGEKILDDVSEKLSQKTSELLDSYFPTKTTTIQGSKNKNTGGETSSSTDTIFKFSYKDYLRLFLFLKLTAGGSDDTMLRIADVIQLNLGSGMKEAAARYGRTGSPAHAKGDQFRMNKAYSYVELKVNINVKALLMSNQIFVKGANDSTKKPINYWEYEYKTIAGY